In Nicotiana tabacum cultivar K326 chromosome 19, ASM71507v2, whole genome shotgun sequence, one DNA window encodes the following:
- the LOC107790289 gene encoding CST complex subunit STN1-like yields the protein MDAPQLLNTHVKLLAFDFLTLKPIPHDSTSFSRKGTRLSRAETVGVVVSRDFKPNRFLKFDIDDSTGCIPCVLWLNQESSRHFSRRSPSHVRLISQMAADFASQVQIGVLARVRGRITSFRGNLQITVSDVVIERDPNSQILHWLDCLRLARNCYDKVAVPRKA from the coding sequence ATGGATGCTCCTCAGCTGCTCAACACACACGTCAAGCTCTTGGCCTTCGACTTCCTCACTCTAAAACCAATCCCCCACGACTCCACCTCCTTTTCACGCAAGGGGACGCGGCTTTCGCGCGCAGAGACAGTGGGGGTCGTCGTAAGCAGAGACTTTAAGCCCAATAGATTTCTCAAATTCGACATTGACGATAGCACGGGTTGCATACCTTGTGTCCTGTGGCTCAATCAGGAAAGTTCGCGTCACTTCTCCCGTCGTAGCCCATCACATGTTCGACTAATTTCCCAAATGGCCGCTGATTTTGCTTCCCAAGTCCAGATTGGGGTTCTTGCAAGAGTTCGTGGGAGGATCACTAGCTTTAGAGGTAACCTTCAGATTACTGTTTCTGATGTTGTTATTGAGAGGGATCCCAACTCCCAGATTCTGCATTGGCTAGATTGTTTAAGGTTGGCTAGGAATTGTTATGACAAAGTTGCGGTTCCTCGTAAAGCCTGA
- the LOC107790287 gene encoding uncharacterized protein LOC107790287: MSLVDYASSDEEEELKEDKQLPKAEEPTPPPPPLHPLPTRNQNPHLPQPQNQGTSSSLNKEALHLSSSSESSGLKLPDASLLLNSPSMPVGHFTDHSSRVAAAMAENESRKRDTNVSASTYPRSKIPKGTLPHMKNIPETGSGLLVPPQLAGRSNVVTEDISKLFVKKTPS; this comes from the exons atgtCTTTGGTGGACTATGCATCCTCCGACGAAGAAGAAGAGCTTAAAGAAGATAAACAACTTCCCAAAGCGGAGGAACCCACCCCTCCTCCACCCCCTTTACATCCATTACCTACCAGAAACCAGAATCCCCATCTTCCTCAGCCGCAAAACCA GGGGACAAGTTCGTCATTAAATAAAGAAGCATTACACTTGTCAAGCTCATCAGAGTCCTCTGGATTGAAACTCCCCGATGCATCACTTCTCTTGAATTCACCCTCCATGCCAGTTGGACACTTTACTGATCATTCTTCCCGAGTTGCAGCAGCCATGGCTGAAAATGAATCACGGAAGCGGGATACAAATGTATCCGCATCCACTTATCCACGCAGTAAGATTCCTAAAGGTACTTTGCCTCACATGAAGAATATCCCTGAAACAGGAAGTGGTCTTCTGGTCCCACCTCAACTTGCTGGAAG GAGCAATGTTGTTACAGAAGACATCAGCAAGCTGTTTGTGAAGAAGACCCCGTCTTAG